TCACACAAGGGTTGGCCCGGCACGGAAACATAGTGGCTCGCGTAGACCTGCGGTGCCGCAAAATGAGCATGTACAAACGCACAAAGACTGAATCCCGCCTTGGTTTGTAGATGACGATATTCATCCAGGATCTGCTCCGGGGTATCCCGCGGGGCGCCATCGACGAACGTCTTGCTGTCCGGAAAGACACGACCAAGCTGCACGGCTTCAAAAAGTTCCTGATAACGATCGGCGGGCGTCAGCGTATCTGCGGTGCGCTCCGCATTCGGGGTGGCCACGGCGTCTTCGGGGCTCATCGATCCGTCCTCCAAACGAGTTCACTCAAGCTTCGAGCATGGGGCCATAAGCGTTAAGACACGCTAAAAATCAGGGTGTGTCATGCGTGTGAACGACTGATTCGCATCCCGTTAATGGAGCACGAACGTGGTCATGGAGCAGGACGGAAGCATGCCATGGCTCTAACCGCAACACATAAAGCCAAAACCTGCAGGCAATAGTTACCTCGGATGCTTGTCATCAAGCAATAACGCCGACAAGCAAGTCAGCCGATTCAACGTTTCAGCCAATCTAATATGTTCACGAAAAGTCGCGGCTGGAATTGACAAGTCTCTAGCACCAGCGGCTCTCAGTACGGCATTTTTTTCGGAAAGTACTTTCAGTGCCGGCAAAATTCCAGCATTACGCGTGTCACCATCGAATAATGCATCGATATCGGTCAATATATGTTGTAAATGTAATTTTATTTCGTTCAACTGTTGATTCTCGATATCCTTGGGAAAACCAAGTTCCAAGAGCAGCAGCTCTTGATAAACTTGATCAAGCGCTTGATATTCATTCAGCGCTGGCTCAATATCAAAATGAAACCACCATGCCTCATCCGAAGCTTCTTTTAGGCCAACCCTTGCTCTTTGCAATCCCTCAAATAAAATGGCCTTGGAAGCCGGATCAACGGAATCACGAATAATGCTTTGATAATAGTTTCTCAAAGCTTTGCGGACTTCACGAATTCGCTCGCTTAAAGTATCGCTGGCGCGGCTTGGCAATATCAAATAGCTTGCAAGCAAGGCAAGCGCGCATCCGAGCAAGGTCATTTGCATCCGCGTGAGTGCAATATGCCAGTTTCCAGGAGCAATCAAGCACACCAAGGCAACCGAGATAATCGTGTTAAATAAGGCGTAGAAGACGTAGTTAAACGCCTTGAGATAAACAGTAAAAAATACAAATAACGGGATTAATATATCCAGATACAACCAGTGATTTCCAGCCGCGATCGCGACGAAAATTCCGAGAATCATGCCAAAGAAAGTTCCAGCGATGCGTTGCTTTATGCGACGAAAAGATTGGCCGGAAGTAGGAAAAATGCAACCCAGCACGCTAAACGCGGCCCAGTAGCCATTATGCAATTGAAATATCTGGTAAATGGCCACCACTATCGTACAGGTAATTGCCAAACGTAATGCATAGCGCAAGGAAAGGCGATCAATGCTAAAGCTCATGATTCATCCCGTGCATCAATGCCAACGATGACTCGCGCTGGCGTTGCCAACGAACTTAATAAATTCCAGATTTGAATGGTGTGAAATAAATAGCTTGAATAGGCCAAGATTCCACTCAGATCGGGGTCGTGTTTTTGGCATTCGGCAGCTTGTGCCGCTTTAACCGCATCGCGGCATTCTTGAGTTACGCCGTCCGATACGGGAAAGGGATAAATTTTCCCGCGCAATAAATCGATAAGCGCTTGAATTAATATCTGCGTGTGTTCGTGCATCTTCGGAAGTTGTGACTCCGCGAAATCGATATGAAGCATCGCTTCCATCTTAAGTGTTTTCAGGTGCTTTTCCGATAAATGCAATTGATAAAGGACCTTATGGCACTCCCAATAAGCGGCTTGCTGTTCTTTCGCCACCAGATGATGCTTCAAGTAAGTTTGAAATAGCGCGTTTTGCGAATTAAGAAGCAGCTCCACGTCACCGTTATCGATGCGGCATCTTTCTAAAATTCTAATGCAGGACTTACGCATCCGCTGTACCGGCTTTTCAGGAAAGAAGAGCAGAGAAACAATCATGCATAAGATGCCAACACCCACAAATGTAATGGCAACATGCCAAGCAAAAAAGCGATCACCCAAAACACTTCCAAATGCAACATACAAAAAAGCCGCCCATGCTCCGGGATTGAAATAGCGATTGCCGTAAGCAATGGTGTAGCCGCAGGCGAAAATGACAAATGGAATGCTCAGCAAAAACCAGCGCTGGTAATGACCCAGAGTAATGCCAACCCATGCCAGCGCGGAAAAAACAACGATGTTAAGCGCCAAATAGGGAATTCTTTTGGCTGGCACTTCGAGCGTGTCGATTTGTGAGTAGGCCAGCGCGGCAAATGCCGCCCATCCCAGTAGCGTTGTTTGATGCAAATACTGGAAAAACGTAATGCTGAGCAAACAGCAAATCGCGGTTAGCGTTGCCGCGCGCAGAGTTAGGTGCTCCGGGTCAACCTGTCTGCCATATGTTAGAAGACGAACCCTATTTATTCTGGAATGCATATTGCCTTTTTCCTTGCGATAGCGCATGCGCTGATTATGCCAACGGTTCTGATCCTGTCTCTAGATCACATTTTCGTGCGTACGAAATGCGCGCTTTTTTGCTCGTCGTCCCGGCCTGCGCTGGGACGACGAGCAAAGGCGTTTGGCGTTGAGATGTCGACTAAAAATGTGATCAAGAGACAGGGCCTTTGCCGGGGCGACGAGAGTGAGGCGAGTTTCATCATGATGGGCGCAGCGGAGCCGCATGACTGTTGGGGTGAGGGTGCAGCCAGGGCGCGAAACAAAGACTTGTGCGAGAACTGAATCGCTCTCTTCGCCCGGACCTGCATCCGTCTGCCGATACCCTCTCCCAGAGGGAGAGGGGCTTACCCATCAGATGTTTCGGATGTGTGTCATCGGATGCGTCAAACCTTCACTCATACCCACCCCGGGCTGAGTAATTACGATGCCGTTAACTTGCCAACACCGGTTACTGAAAATGAATCATGCACCTAACTTTCACCTAACTTTCACCGAGTGAGAATGGCCATGCCGGTTGCATTGGGGCTTTTTGCTT
The sequence above is a segment of the Dyella sp. M7H15-1 genome. Coding sequences within it:
- a CDS encoding FUSC family protein; protein product: MSFSIDRLSLRYALRLAITCTIVVAIYQIFQLHNGYWAAFSVLGCIFPTSGQSFRRIKQRIAGTFFGMILGIFVAIAAGNHWLYLDILIPLFVFFTVYLKAFNYVFYALFNTIISVALVCLIAPGNWHIALTRMQMTLLGCALALLASYLILPSRASDTLSERIREVRKALRNYYQSIIRDSVDPASKAILFEGLQRARVGLKEASDEAWWFHFDIEPALNEYQALDQVYQELLLLELGFPKDIENQQLNEIKLHLQHILTDIDALFDGDTRNAGILPALKVLSEKNAVLRAAGARDLSIPAATFREHIRLAETLNRLTCLSALLLDDKHPR